A genomic segment from Phoenix dactylifera cultivar Barhee BC4 unplaced genomic scaffold, palm_55x_up_171113_PBpolish2nd_filt_p 000218F, whole genome shotgun sequence encodes:
- the LOC103697014 gene encoding probably inactive leucine-rich repeat receptor-like protein kinase At3g28040, giving the protein MSMVAKLLLLVVVSSVFICLVPVSADGDLPTPLNDEVLGLIVFKSALEDPTAALASWSETDATACGWAHVECDPATSHVLRLYLDSLSLSGPLPRGLDRLPYLESLSISNNNLSGLLPAGLSLLPRLHSLDLSRNAFSGRLPQDLGNITNLRSLDLSSNSLSGPIPDSLFSAATCSSLRYLSLAENRLEGPIPSTLSRCFFLLHLNLSDNQLSGSPPSVLWSLSRLRALDLSRNYFSGSLHEAVANLHNLKNLDLSSNYFSGPIPVGIGLCPHLTSLDMSHNSFDAPLPDSIKWLASLTFLSLSNNQLSGDLPAWIGNMTALQHLDLSSNQLTGSLPASLDHLKELNYLSFADNMLAGPIPDSAAECTKLSQLWLKKNRLSGSIPQALFDLGLEVLDLSSNELTGIIPPGSARMSETLHSLDLSDNRLSGTIPPEMALYFNLRYLNLSWNDLRTQLPPELGYFHNLTVLDLRSSALYGPVPGELCDSGGLAVLQLDSNSLSGPIPEEIGNCSSLYLLSLSHNSLNSSIPASMARLKKLEILNLEFNNLSGEIPQLLGGLDNLLAVNISHNRLIGRLPTGGVFQSLDQSALQGNLGLCTPLVTEPCKMNVPKPLVLDPNAYPHGNGGTLVTVATPVIPRHKKFLSVSAIVAISAALVIVLGVLVVTLLNISARRRIGLLENALESICSSSTRSGSPAVGKMVLFGPRSNLRSEDLFGGAESLLSKASEIGRGVFGTVYKASVGEGRIMAIKKLLTSNIIQYHDDFDREVRILGKARHPNVMPLKGYYWTPQLQLLISDYAPHGCLHSRLHENSGSMPPLSWADRFNIALGTAKGLAYLHQSFRPPIIHYNIKPSNILLDESCSPRISDFGLARLLPKLDNHIISSRFQSAMGYMAPELACQSLRINEKCDVYGFGVLILELVTGRKPVQYGDDDVVILIDQVRVLLEQGNVLDCVDSRMGEFPEEEVLPVLKLGLVCTSQIPSSRPSMAEVVQILQVIKTPVIERMEAF; this is encoded by the exons atgaGTATGGTGGCTAAGTTGCTTCTTCTTGTTGTTGTGTCGTCAGTGTTCATTTGTTTAGTTCCGGTCTCCGCCGATGGCGACCTCCCCACGCCGCTGAACGACGAGGTGTTAGGCCTCATCGTGTTCAAGTCCGCCTTGGAGGACCCCACGGCGGCGCTGGCCTCATGGAGCGAGACCGACGCCACCGCCTGCGGCTGGGCCCACGTCGAGTGTGACCCGGCCACTTCCCACGTCCTCCGCCTCTACCTcgactccctctccctctccggtCCCCTCCCCCGCGGCCTCGACCGCCTCCCTTACCTCGAATCCCTCTCCATCTCCAACAACAACCTCTCCGGCCTCCTCCCCGCCGGCCTCTCCCTCCTCCCCCGCCTCCACTCCCTCGACCTCAGCCGCAACGCCTTCTCCGGCCGCTTACCACAAGATCTCGGCAACATCACCAACCTCCGCTCCCTCGACCTCTCTTCCAACTCCCTCTCCGGCCCCATCCCCGACTCCCTCTTCTCCGCCGCCACCTGCTCCTCCCTCCGCTACCTCTCCCTCGCCGAGAACCGCCTCGAAGGCCCCATCCCCTCCACGCTCTCTCGCTGCTTCTTCCTCCTGCACCTCAACCTCTCCGACAACCAGCTCTCCGGCTCCCCCCCTTCCGTGCTCTGGTCTCTCTCCCGGCTCCGAGCCCTCGACCTCTCGCGCAACTACTTCTCCGGGTCCCTCCATGAGGCCGTCGCCAATCTCCACAACCTCAAGAACCTCGATCTGAGCTCAAACTACTTCTCCGGGCCGATCCCAGTCGGCATCGGCCTCTGCCCGCACTTGACCAGCCTAGACATGAGCCACAATTCCTTCGACGCTCCTCTCCCAGATTCCATCAAATGGCTTGCCTCTCTGACTTTCCTCAGCTTGTCGAACAATCAGCTCTCTGGCGATCTCCCGGCCTGGATCGGCAACATGACCGCCCTCCAGCACTTGGACTTATCCAGCAACCAGCTCACTGGAAGCCTACCTGCCTCGCTCGACCACCTGAAAGAACTGAATTATCTGAGTTTCGCAGATAACATGCTCGCCGGACCAATACCGGATTCTGCAGCGGAGTGCACGAAGCTCAGCCAGCTCTGGCTGAAGAAGAACAGGCTCAGTGGGAGCATCCCGCAGGCTCTGTTCGATCTCGGGCTGGAGGTGCTCGACCTGTCGTCGAACGAGCTCACAGGCATCATTCCTCCTGGCTCAGCCCGCATGTCAGAGACTCTCCACTCGCTCGACCTGTCGGACAACCGGCTGTCGGGGACCATTCCCCCGGAGATGGCTCTTTACTTCAATTTGAGGTACTTGAACCTCTCATGGAATGATCTCCGGACCCAGCTGCCGCCGGAGCTTGGATACTTCCACAACCTAACGGTGCTAGATCTTCGCAGCAGCGCATTGTATGGGCCAGTCCCTGGGGAATTGTGCGACTCCGGCGGCCTCGCCGTCCTTCAGTTGGATAGCAATTCTCTCAGCGGCCCGATCCCCGAGGAGATCGGAAACTGTTCCTCCCTCTACTTACT GAGCTTGTCCCACAATAGCTTGAACAGTTCGATTCCGGCATCCATGGCGCGGCTCAAGAAGCTTGAGATCCTCAATTTGGAGTTCAACAACTTGAGCGGCGAGATACCGCAGCTGCTCGGCGGCCTGGACAACCTGCTGGCAGTGAACATATCTCACAATCGGCTCATCGGCCGGCTTCCAACAGGAGGGGTATTCCAGAGCCTAGACCAGAGCGCACTGCAAGGGAACCTTGGCCTCTGCACCCCCCTTGTCACGGAGCCGTGTAAGATGAATGTTCCGAAGCCATTAGTTCTCGACCCGAATGCTTATCCCCATGGCAATGGAGGCACTTTGGTCACGGTGGCGACCCCGGTGATACCCAGGCACAAGAAGTTCCTCAGTGTTTCAGCAATTGTTGCAATATCTGCTGCTCTTGTTATAGTTCTTGGGGTTCTAGTGGTCACCCTGCTCAACATATCAGCTCGGAGGAGGATCGGGCTCTTGGAGAATGCCTTGGAGAGCATTTGTTCAAGCTCGACAAGATCGGGGAGCCCTGCTGTGGGAAAGATGGTGCTGTTTGGCCCTCGAAGCAATCTGAGATCAGAGGATTTGTTTGGTGGAGCTGAGTCTCTACTGAGCAAAGCTTCTGAGATAGGGAGGGGAGTGTTCGGGACTGTGTACAAGGCATCAGTAGGGGAGGGGAGAATCATGGCCATCAAGAAGCTACTGACCTCTAACATAATTCAGTACCACGACGACTTCGATCGCGAGGTCCGGATACTGGGGAAGGCGAGGCACCCAAATGTGATGCCACTGAAAGGCTACTACTGGACTCCTCAATTGCAGCTCCTGATCTCAGACTATGCCCCCCATGGATGTCTACACTCAAGACTTCATGAGAATTCTGGATCAATGCCCCCTCTCTCATGGGCTGATCGCTTCAATATTGCGCTGGGGACGGCAAAGGGACTTGCTTACTTGCACCAGTCATTCCGCCCTCCTATCATACACTACAACATAAAGCCGAGCAACATCCTCCTGGATGAGAGTTGCAGTCCAAGGATATCAGACTTTGGGCTTGCAAGGCTGCTGCCAAAGCTTGACAATCACATTATAAGTAGCCGGTTTCAGAGTGCCATGGGCTACATGGCACCAGAGCTTGCATGCCAGAGCTTGAGAATTAACGAAAAGTGCGATGTATATGGCTTCGGGGTACTAATTCTGGAGCTCGTGACAGGGAGGAAGCCGGTGCAGTATGGAGACGACGATGTTGTGATACTGATCGATCAAGTGAGAGTTCTTTTAGAGCAGGGTAATGTGTTGGACTGCGTGGATTCGAGAATGGGGGAGTTCCCAGAGGAGGAGGTCCTGCCGGTGCTGAAGCTAGGTTTGGTGTGCACGTCACAAATACCTTCAAGTAGGCCATCCATGGCCGAGGTGGTGCAGATACTGCAGGTCATCAAGACACCAGTTATAGAGAGAATGGAGGCCTTCTAG